A window from Acidithiobacillus sp. encodes these proteins:
- a CDS encoding cytosine permease, which produces MGDRHSISATTEAERTSSAPRVALIWLAATMTASSLPVGVLIAQLFPLAPFLWVVLLASALFVAVGIISIPGFVYGIPTMAVSGRVFGKPVNKLISLSNWMSQLGWQAVVLVLVVYILRSVFDSYGLLPINTSIYYALVLAVLANFVVPIIGYKAIVAAQTVGALFLALFAITILVYLHGGQALSVTPAVGHFDGVQTLGGVALALMGGAFSWTMFASDYSRYVRRDTSLTGMALWPSLGGFAGGGLILALAITLYVHGGIQVGPAGISITATGLGTSALYLGFCTFAILGLLASNFLNSYSSAFSLAVVVGKDLNRKKFTVLDALLATLVGIYMLFVAPSFWDSFQTFLDLLIIVAAPWTGVMITYVLWDVLPEARGGLSRLLHRRANVWVLAIGVAVTVLFSNNPIWEGYGAQLLHGTDISPLVGVATTIVVSILYRILFLPRMATDA; this is translated from the coding sequence ATGGGTGACAGGCATTCGATTAGTGCCACGACAGAGGCGGAGCGCACGAGTTCAGCGCCGCGGGTCGCTTTGATCTGGCTGGCGGCGACCATGACCGCCTCTAGCTTGCCAGTCGGGGTCTTGATCGCCCAGTTGTTTCCTTTGGCGCCATTTTTGTGGGTCGTGCTCCTGGCTTCCGCACTGTTTGTCGCCGTGGGTATCATCAGTATACCGGGATTTGTCTACGGTATTCCGACTATGGCGGTTTCTGGGCGCGTTTTTGGGAAGCCGGTCAATAAACTGATTTCCTTGAGTAACTGGATGTCCCAATTGGGTTGGCAGGCTGTGGTGTTAGTGCTCGTGGTGTATATCCTCCGCAGTGTTTTTGACAGTTACGGTTTGTTGCCGATAAATACCAGTATTTATTATGCGCTGGTATTGGCTGTGTTGGCTAATTTTGTGGTGCCCATCATTGGGTATAAGGCTATCGTGGCGGCGCAGACCGTGGGAGCGTTATTTCTCGCGCTGTTTGCGATTACCATACTGGTATATCTGCATGGCGGGCAGGCGCTTTCGGTGACACCTGCCGTAGGCCATTTTGACGGAGTTCAAACTCTGGGTGGAGTGGCCTTGGCGCTCATGGGCGGTGCGTTCTCATGGACGATGTTTGCGTCGGATTATTCGCGGTATGTGCGGCGTGACACAAGCCTGACCGGAATGGCGTTATGGCCTAGTCTTGGCGGATTTGCAGGTGGTGGTCTCATTCTCGCGTTAGCCATTACGCTGTATGTGCATGGTGGTATCCAGGTAGGGCCTGCTGGAATAAGCATCACGGCGACCGGACTGGGCACTTCGGCACTGTATTTGGGTTTTTGCACTTTTGCGATATTAGGGTTGTTGGCTTCCAATTTTCTGAACTCCTACAGCTCCGCTTTTAGCCTCGCGGTGGTAGTGGGCAAGGATCTGAATCGCAAAAAATTTACGGTTCTGGATGCCCTGCTGGCAACGTTGGTCGGCATCTACATGCTTTTTGTGGCGCCGTCATTCTGGGATTCTTTTCAGACCTTCCTGGATTTGCTGATTATTGTCGCGGCGCCGTGGACCGGTGTGATGATCACCTACGTGTTGTGGGATGTGCTCCCAGAAGCGCGCGGGGGGTTGAGCAGACTGCTACATAGGCGTGCCAATGTCTGGGTTCTCGCTATAGGGGTCGCGGTTACCGTGCTGTTCTCAAATAATCCAATTTGGGAGGGATATGGGGCGCAGCTATTGCATGGTACAGACATATCACCATTGGTGGGTGTTGCGACGACTATTGTAGTGTCAATACTCTACCGGATTTTGTTTTTACCGCGTATGGCCACCGACGCGTAG
- a CDS encoding energy transducer TonB produces the protein MSRATNYSLMPEPKERHFKYAVGGAVAVEVLFVLGLVWYGHSRPPVNAVKPKDHVMAVQMMTLPQPPPKVVPKPLPKPVPPKPVVHHVTPPPPRPHPKVVIPPKPAPTPPVPPVKTATPPTPTPKSVVTPAPKPLVTPPPAPPPMSSQQTASLMGRYVGLLRPMIQQNLHVPAELRAMGLSGKATVEFEISPAGQLLWVKIIKPSPLSAVNRAALAAVKEGGFPPFLKKMPKQNTVFQIDVEVGARSS, from the coding sequence ATGTCTAGGGCCACAAATTATTCACTCATGCCGGAGCCGAAGGAACGACATTTTAAGTATGCCGTGGGCGGTGCCGTGGCGGTTGAAGTCCTGTTCGTGCTCGGCTTGGTCTGGTACGGACACAGCAGGCCTCCGGTAAACGCCGTTAAGCCCAAGGATCACGTCATGGCCGTACAAATGATGACCTTGCCGCAACCACCGCCGAAGGTCGTACCCAAGCCTCTACCGAAACCGGTTCCTCCCAAACCGGTAGTGCATCATGTGACGCCGCCACCGCCCCGTCCGCACCCGAAGGTGGTGATCCCGCCGAAACCGGCACCGACGCCGCCGGTGCCGCCGGTTAAGACCGCCACGCCACCAACACCGACTCCTAAATCGGTAGTGACGCCCGCGCCGAAGCCGCTAGTGACGCCACCTCCTGCCCCGCCGCCGATGTCGAGCCAACAGACGGCCTCGTTGATGGGGCGTTATGTCGGGCTGTTGCGGCCAATGATTCAGCAGAATTTGCATGTGCCTGCAGAGTTAAGAGCAATGGGGCTGAGCGGTAAGGCGACCGTTGAGTTCGAGATCTCACCTGCGGGTCAGTTGCTCTGGGTAAAAATTATCAAACCTAGTCCCCTGAGTGCGGTAAACCGTGCGGCACTTGCAGCAGTAAAGGAGGGTGGCTTCCCACCATTTCTGAAAAAGATGCCTAAGCAGAATACAGTTTTTCAAATCGACGTCGAAGTGGGTGCTAGATCAAGTTAG
- a CDS encoding biopolymer transporter ExbD, producing MLPQRRPRKKGRVEIIPMIDVMLFLLVFFIMITLQMITDKGLKLDLPTSSETKVLPHPHFVLNIVKDGGVVVKGKKMSLDQLQSFLAGDGDAKHTQVTIAADKMVPFKDFVHVMDACQKAGVTSIGIAAKPA from the coding sequence ATGTTACCCCAACGCCGGCCCCGCAAAAAAGGGCGTGTCGAAATCATTCCGATGATTGACGTTATGCTGTTCCTGCTGGTTTTTTTCATCATGATTACTTTGCAGATGATTACGGATAAGGGATTAAAGCTGGACCTGCCCACATCCAGTGAGACGAAAGTACTGCCGCATCCGCATTTCGTGCTCAATATCGTGAAGGATGGCGGTGTTGTGGTGAAGGGCAAAAAAATGAGCCTGGATCAACTGCAGAGTTTCCTTGCGGGCGATGGCGACGCCAAGCATACGCAGGTGACGATCGCCGCCGATAAAATGGTTCCTTTTAAAGATTTTGTGCACGTGATGGATGCTTGTCAAAAAGCGGGTGTAACCAGTATTGGTATTGCAGCGAAGCCCGCGTGA
- a CDS encoding MotA/TolQ/ExbB proton channel family protein — protein MISFSYLVHLANYSDGVLYILMLLFVAELAVIFDRGWYLRNAISKGKKILWGISARGKLRRPDLEDLVVLSKGLPEESLLGVALRHFNLIHHYGSARGEAFANRLDEAIFLTTPSLDKRLWILDTIVTLAPLLGLFGTILGMFHAFSILAVPGHNPTSVTGGVADALIATASGLFIAMIGLLSFNAFNNAIEKTIFQLESLKVVLMNRLDGAPVVLEETAVSAPSSATASEMTA, from the coding sequence ATGATCTCGTTCAGTTATCTCGTACATCTGGCCAACTACTCAGATGGTGTTCTGTACATCTTGATGCTCCTTTTCGTGGCCGAGCTTGCCGTTATTTTCGATCGGGGCTGGTATCTTCGTAACGCTATCAGTAAAGGTAAGAAAATCCTTTGGGGAATATCTGCCCGCGGCAAGTTGCGGCGCCCTGATCTGGAAGATCTGGTGGTTTTGTCTAAGGGGCTTCCCGAAGAATCCCTGCTGGGTGTAGCGCTCCGCCATTTCAATTTGATTCATCACTACGGCAGCGCTCGTGGCGAAGCCTTCGCGAACCGTTTGGACGAAGCTATTTTCCTGACGACACCAAGCCTGGACAAGCGCCTTTGGATTTTGGACACCATTGTCACCCTGGCGCCTCTTCTGGGTTTGTTCGGAACCATTCTCGGCATGTTCCACGCGTTCTCCATCCTTGCGGTGCCTGGTCATAATCCTACCTCCGTTACTGGCGGTGTCGCGGATGCACTGATTGCTACCGCGTCTGGACTTTTTATCGCCATGATCGGCTTGCTGAGCTTTAACGCATTCAACAACGCCATCGAGAAAACCATTTTTCAGCTCGAGTCGTTGAAAGTGGTGCTCATGAATCGCTTGGATGGCGCGCCCGTGGTGTTGGAGGAGACGGCAGTCAGTGCCCCGTCATCCGCTACCGCGTCTGAAATGACTGCATGA
- the def gene encoding peptide deformylase: protein MAVLSILTYPDPRLQRKAESVSVFDGALHHFIDDLTETMYASPGGVGIAAPQVDRPQRIVIVDVRPKLGENCHGLMVLINPELAAWEGMAVGREGCMSVPDFTGNVIRAERIQVQAQDASGRERSYECEGFEARAIQHEMDHLDGFLFLDRLVSRKIDLFRRKNYKK from the coding sequence ATGGCGGTGCTTTCCATTCTGACCTATCCGGACCCCAGGCTGCAGCGCAAAGCCGAGTCGGTCAGCGTATTTGACGGTGCGCTGCACCATTTTATCGACGATCTGACGGAGACCATGTATGCCAGTCCGGGGGGGGTGGGTATTGCGGCGCCGCAGGTGGACCGCCCACAGCGTATCGTGATCGTCGACGTGCGTCCCAAACTGGGGGAAAACTGCCACGGGCTCATGGTGCTGATCAATCCCGAGCTGGCGGCGTGGGAGGGCATGGCGGTGGGCCGGGAAGGCTGCATGTCGGTGCCGGACTTTACCGGCAACGTCATCCGCGCCGAACGCATACAAGTGCAGGCGCAGGATGCCTCGGGACGAGAGCGGAGTTATGAGTGCGAAGGCTTCGAGGCTCGAGCCATCCAGCATGAAATGGATCATCTCGACGGTTTTCTCTTTCTGGACCGACTGGTCTCGCGGAAGATCGATCTGTTCCGGCGGAAAAATTACAAGAAGTAG
- a CDS encoding ACT domain-containing protein yields MSQALLTVIGEDRPGIVAAVTQALFTADCSIGDASMMRLGGYFTIMQVIDYPRDLGSVEMALDPAIKRLNLRVHLDPLSSVALTADMPNTRVTVYGADHPGIVAGVTGALAAIGFNVIDLESESSGSAERPLYVMVIQGYAPEGVESVRKAVVPLREKEGVEIGVHPIEAAVF; encoded by the coding sequence ATGAGTCAAGCTCTTCTCACCGTCATCGGCGAAGATCGCCCCGGTATCGTCGCCGCCGTCACCCAAGCCCTGTTCACCGCAGACTGCTCCATCGGTGATGCCTCGATGATGCGTCTCGGTGGTTACTTCACCATTATGCAGGTCATCGATTATCCGCGTGATCTGGGTTCCGTGGAAATGGCGCTGGACCCGGCCATCAAGCGCCTCAATCTGCGGGTGCATCTGGACCCCCTCTCCAGCGTGGCGCTGACCGCAGACATGCCGAACACCCGGGTCACCGTCTACGGGGCCGATCATCCGGGCATTGTCGCGGGCGTCACCGGGGCCTTGGCGGCCATCGGTTTCAATGTGATCGATCTGGAAAGCGAGAGTTCCGGCAGCGCCGAGCGGCCACTCTATGTGATGGTCATTCAGGGCTATGCGCCAGAGGGCGTGGAGAGTGTCCGCAAGGCCGTGGTGCCGTTGCGGGAGAAAGAAGGGGTGGAAATCGGTGTACATCCCATCGAGGCGGCGGTGTTCTGA
- the mtnB gene encoding methylthioribulose 1-phosphate dehydratase, which yields MHHDPRPHLAAAARDFYARGWMLGTAGNLSARRDADTFWITASGRPKDQLGTGDFVLVNLRGQVVQAPPGRKPSAEVAIHEVVYRHVPDARVIFHVHSVEANLCGHFAQQGRLRLPTLEMLKGLGVPDAEPQVDLSVFANHVNVARIAEDMDRAFAQALPRIPGALIHQHGVTAWGPDFLAARHHLELLEYCFRYLVQAKALAIGVLG from the coding sequence ATGCACCATGATCCGCGCCCCCATCTTGCGGCGGCGGCCCGCGATTTTTATGCGCGCGGCTGGATGCTGGGCACCGCGGGCAACCTGTCGGCACGCCGCGATGCGGACACTTTCTGGATTACCGCCAGCGGCCGCCCCAAGGATCAGTTGGGTACCGGGGATTTTGTCCTGGTGAATCTGCGGGGTCAGGTTGTGCAGGCCCCGCCGGGACGTAAACCCTCTGCCGAGGTCGCCATCCATGAAGTGGTCTACCGGCATGTGCCTGACGCCCGGGTCATTTTCCACGTCCACTCGGTCGAGGCCAATCTCTGCGGGCACTTTGCGCAGCAGGGCCGGTTGCGCCTGCCAACTCTGGAAATGCTCAAAGGCCTGGGCGTGCCCGATGCCGAGCCGCAGGTGGACTTATCGGTCTTCGCCAATCATGTGAACGTCGCCCGGATTGCCGAAGATATGGACAGGGCTTTTGCCCAGGCGCTGCCTCGCATTCCCGGTGCGCTGATTCATCAGCACGGGGTGACGGCCTGGGGCCCGGATTTCCTGGCGGCCAGGCATCATCTCGAATTGCTGGAATACTGTTTTCGTTATCTCGTACAGGCGAAAGCCCTCGCCATAGGAGTCTTAGGATGA
- a CDS encoding HAD-IB family phosphatase — translation MQRAIFCDFDGTITEAEVFVALMRHFAPEAAARVLPEIYAQRLTLRDGLPQVLGTIPARRWPELEDFVQDMALRPGLAGLLAQAKKADIPFIVVTGGFTRMAEIVLAPYRQEIYAIHGLEADITGEYLRVFSPWQDDHELVAKAAVIAHYQPEDAVCIGDSITDLRVARQCPLVCARDRLAEYLRAEGRPFLPFDDFRDVSAALAQRGWWRESAHAP, via the coding sequence ATGCAACGGGCCATTTTTTGTGACTTCGACGGTACCATCACCGAGGCCGAAGTCTTCGTGGCCCTGATGCGCCATTTTGCGCCGGAGGCCGCCGCCCGGGTGCTGCCGGAAATCTATGCGCAGCGTCTGACCCTGCGCGACGGCCTGCCCCAGGTACTCGGCACCATCCCCGCGCGGCGCTGGCCGGAGTTGGAGGATTTTGTACAAGACATGGCGTTGCGTCCGGGGCTGGCCGGGTTGCTGGCCCAGGCCAAAAAGGCCGATATCCCCTTTATTGTCGTCACCGGCGGCTTCACGCGCATGGCCGAGATCGTCCTCGCCCCTTATCGTCAGGAAATTTACGCCATCCATGGTCTTGAGGCGGATATCACCGGCGAATACCTGCGGGTGTTCTCGCCCTGGCAGGATGACCATGAACTGGTGGCCAAGGCCGCCGTGATCGCGCACTATCAACCCGAGGATGCCGTCTGCATTGGGGACTCCATCACCGATTTGCGGGTGGCCCGGCAGTGTCCCCTGGTCTGTGCACGGGACCGTCTTGCGGAATATCTGCGGGCGGAGGGGAGGCCCTTCCTGCCCTTCGACGATTTCCGGGATGTGAGCGCCGCCCTCGCGCAACGTGGTTGGTGGCGGGAGTCTGCCCATGCACCATGA
- a CDS encoding RuBisCO large subunit C-terminal-like domain-containing protein: protein MTAFIEVDYQFPAGVDARRQAQAIAIGQTAGSWDARFQHREAQLRGHLGEVIAIAELAAGRHQATVRFPAANVDGRLGSLLTMIFGKYSLAGPAKVTAIRLPERFGQAPRFGLDGIRERLGVQERPLVMAIFKPALGLTAADHAAILAEVAVAGLDVIKDDEILPDLPMAATLARWEACAPVIEARRDQTGRDLLYAVNLSGNAQQVQTLALQLVAAGANALLLNVLAYGFPVLEALAADPDIDVPIFTHPSLAGAWCGAPDYGFAYGALLGTLMAYGGADAVLYPAHYGSLPFAAADEWSIVTALRARGVAPVPSAGVHPGMVGRILDDYGTEVILNAGTGIMDHPQGPASGVLAFHEAIERWQHAASCALEDLPAGPLRAAVEKWGQG from the coding sequence ATGACGGCTTTTATCGAGGTCGATTACCAGTTTCCCGCCGGGGTAGACGCCCGGCGGCAGGCGCAGGCCATTGCCATCGGCCAGACTGCAGGGAGCTGGGATGCACGCTTTCAGCACCGGGAGGCGCAGTTGCGCGGCCATCTGGGGGAGGTGATCGCCATTGCCGAACTGGCGGCTGGGCGGCATCAGGCCACGGTGCGCTTCCCCGCCGCCAATGTGGATGGTCGTCTCGGCAGCCTGCTCACGATGATTTTCGGCAAATACTCTCTGGCAGGTCCCGCCAAGGTGACGGCGATCCGTCTGCCGGAGCGCTTCGGACAGGCGCCGCGCTTCGGGCTGGATGGCATCCGCGAACGACTGGGGGTGCAGGAACGGCCCTTGGTTATGGCTATCTTCAAGCCGGCGCTGGGTCTGACGGCGGCGGACCATGCCGCGATTCTGGCGGAGGTTGCCGTTGCCGGGCTGGATGTCATCAAGGATGACGAAATCCTCCCGGACCTGCCGATGGCGGCGACCCTGGCGCGCTGGGAGGCCTGCGCGCCGGTGATCGAGGCGCGGCGTGATCAGACGGGTCGTGATTTGCTCTATGCGGTGAATCTCTCGGGGAATGCCCAGCAGGTGCAGACGCTGGCGCTGCAACTGGTGGCCGCCGGCGCTAATGCGCTGCTCCTGAATGTGCTGGCATATGGTTTTCCGGTACTGGAGGCACTGGCCGCCGATCCCGACATCGATGTGCCGATCTTCACCCATCCCTCCCTGGCGGGCGCCTGGTGTGGCGCGCCGGATTACGGTTTTGCCTATGGGGCCTTGCTGGGGACGTTGATGGCCTATGGTGGCGCGGATGCGGTGCTCTATCCGGCCCATTATGGCAGCCTGCCTTTCGCCGCGGCGGACGAATGGTCCATCGTCACCGCGCTGCGGGCGCGGGGCGTGGCGCCGGTGCCTTCGGCGGGCGTGCATCCCGGCATGGTGGGGCGCATCCTCGATGACTATGGAACCGAGGTCATCCTCAATGCGGGGACCGGGATCATGGACCATCCCCAGGGTCCCGCGAGTGGGGTGCTGGCTTTTCACGAAGCCATCGAGCGCTGGCAGCATGCGGCGTCGTGCGCTTTGGAAGATTTGCCCGCCGGACCCCTGCGGGCGGCAGTGGAAAAATGGGGGCAGGGCTGA
- a CDS encoding cupin domain-containing protein, protein MATLQYAESAQRVADAAQIAATLAPLGVTLQTIPLTGAGSAALLAQPQLAAEAQVALLAALDDVFQRLQREKGYQERDLVVLYPGHPQLPELNARFHRVHTHDDEEVRYIVDGEGVFGFVLEDGAQVELTVQAGDYIHIPADVEHWFRLNDAQRIKAVRYFSARGGWTPHYTDRALQHFPNP, encoded by the coding sequence ATGGCGACTTTGCAATATGCAGAATCGGCGCAGCGGGTCGCGGACGCGGCGCAGATTGCCGCCACCCTGGCGCCCCTGGGTGTTACTTTGCAGACGATTCCGCTGACCGGGGCGGGCTCCGCGGCGCTGCTGGCCCAGCCACAACTGGCTGCGGAGGCCCAAGTGGCGTTGCTGGCGGCCCTGGATGATGTCTTTCAGCGTTTGCAGCGGGAAAAGGGCTATCAGGAGCGGGATCTGGTCGTGCTGTACCCAGGGCATCCGCAGTTGCCGGAGCTCAACGCCCGCTTCCATCGTGTGCATACCCACGATGATGAAGAGGTGCGCTATATCGTGGACGGAGAAGGTGTTTTTGGCTTCGTTCTGGAAGACGGTGCACAGGTCGAATTGACCGTGCAGGCGGGGGACTATATCCACATCCCGGCGGACGTGGAACACTGGTTCCGCCTGAACGATGCGCAGCGGATCAAGGCGGTGCGCTACTTCAGTGCGCGCGGCGGCTGGACACCGCATTATACGGATCGCGCCCTTCAGCATTTCCCCAACCCATGA
- the pgeF gene encoding peptidoglycan editing factor PgeF, translating to MATEEAGYWVPDWPVPYGVRSAITVRSGGVSQGAYASLNLGDHVGDAPEAVARNRERLRDMLELPGEPRWLRQEHGTGVVTLTAAPADSLEADGAVTVIPGVVLAVLTADCLPVLACGGGGRHIGVFHAGWRGLLAGILERGVAAMQVAPEDILIYLGPAIGPAHFEVGPELRAAFLAEDAGTAEAFRPGRGDRWFANIYALARQRLQRAGVQAIFGGNLCTVADPARYFSYRRDGVTGRMVSLIWKEDG from the coding sequence ATGGCGACTGAAGAGGCGGGTTATTGGGTGCCGGACTGGCCCGTGCCCTACGGGGTACGCAGTGCCATCACGGTGCGCAGCGGCGGTGTCAGTCAGGGCGCCTATGCATCACTCAATCTCGGCGACCATGTGGGCGATGCGCCGGAGGCGGTGGCACGAAATCGGGAACGGCTACGGGACATGCTGGAATTGCCTGGGGAGCCCCGTTGGTTGCGGCAGGAGCATGGCACGGGGGTCGTCACCTTGACGGCCGCGCCAGCGGACTCTTTGGAAGCGGATGGTGCGGTCACTGTTATACCGGGCGTGGTGTTGGCGGTGCTCACCGCGGATTGCCTGCCGGTGCTGGCTTGCGGCGGGGGCGGTCGCCATATCGGTGTGTTTCACGCCGGCTGGCGCGGCCTGCTGGCGGGCATCCTGGAGCGCGGTGTGGCGGCCATGCAGGTGGCGCCGGAGGATATTCTGATATACTTGGGACCCGCCATCGGGCCTGCGCATTTCGAGGTCGGGCCGGAGCTGCGGGCGGCTTTCCTGGCGGAGGATGCCGGGACGGCGGAAGCCTTCCGCCCCGGACGGGGGGATCGCTGGTTCGCGAATATTTATGCACTCGCGCGGCAGCGCTTGCAGCGGGCCGGCGTGCAGGCCATTTTTGGCGGTAATCTGTGTACGGTGGCTGACCCCGCGCGTTACTTTTCCTATCGGCGCGACGGCGTTACCGGGCGTATGGTTTCTCTGATTTGGAAGGAGGACGGTTAG
- the rluD gene encoding 23S rRNA pseudouridine(1911/1915/1917) synthase RluD — protein sequence MSDDSTGIPMILPEEQAGERLDAVLSQLLPETSRSRIQALLRDGRILVDGVVEKPSARIRGGEQVEINWPEIEPSTWLPQGLPLHILHEDADILVVHKPAGQLTHPGAGHADGTLVNGVLAHVPDNAYLPRGGIVHRLDKDTTGLLVVAKTEMARQSLIDQLGDHTMHREYLALVMGAMTGGGRVDAPIGRHAHDRLRMTVRDDGRPAQTEYRLVERFPRHSYLRLRLATGRTHQIRVHMTHLGHPLVGDPIYGGRMMVPQGLDEVALAHWRQFRRQALHAWRLRLYHPASGEWMTWESPLPDDMTELLTLLRDARDGD from the coding sequence ATGAGCGACGATAGTACGGGTATTCCCATGATTTTGCCAGAGGAGCAGGCCGGCGAACGTCTCGACGCGGTGTTGAGCCAGTTGCTGCCGGAAACCAGCCGCAGTCGTATCCAGGCCTTGCTGCGAGATGGCCGGATTCTGGTGGATGGTGTGGTCGAAAAGCCCAGTGCACGGATTCGCGGTGGTGAACAGGTAGAAATCAACTGGCCGGAGATCGAGCCCAGCACTTGGCTGCCCCAGGGTCTGCCGCTACATATTCTGCATGAAGACGCGGATATCCTCGTTGTGCACAAGCCGGCAGGACAGCTTACCCACCCCGGCGCCGGTCATGCCGACGGCACGCTGGTCAATGGCGTGCTGGCCCATGTACCGGATAATGCCTACCTGCCCCGCGGCGGCATTGTCCATCGGCTGGACAAGGACACTACCGGCCTGCTGGTAGTGGCGAAAACCGAGATGGCGCGACAGTCGCTGATCGACCAGCTCGGTGACCATACCATGCACCGCGAATATCTCGCGCTGGTGATGGGGGCGATGACCGGTGGTGGTCGGGTAGACGCGCCCATCGGCCGCCATGCCCACGACCGCCTGCGGATGACCGTGCGCGATGATGGTCGACCGGCGCAGACCGAATATCGACTGGTGGAGCGCTTTCCCCGTCACAGCTACCTGCGCCTGCGCTTGGCGACGGGGCGTACCCATCAGATTCGCGTGCATATGACGCACCTCGGCCACCCGCTGGTGGGTGATCCGATCTATGGCGGGCGGATGATGGTGCCGCAGGGGCTGGATGAGGTCGCGCTGGCCCACTGGCGACAATTCCGCCGCCAGGCTTTGCATGCCTGGCGTTTGCGTCTCTACCATCCGGCAAGCGGGGAATGGATGACCTGGGAAAGCCCGCTGCCTGACGATATGACCGAATTGCTGACTCTGCTGCGCGATGCGCGTGATGGCGACTGA
- a CDS encoding outer membrane protein assembly factor BamD — translation MSKRILITLCCTVLIAGCASSPEKPDNAAERHESAETLFQPAQKAMERGDYTSAIKRYEDLETRYPYGPYAEQAQLNTAYSYYQRGDSKAAVAAAERFIKLHPANPYVDYAWYLKGIAYYQAIQGAEWNPKPAEEAFSALDTLAKRWPSSAYATDARLRMARIIDILGQSNLDICKFYYVRHAYIAAANRCSMVITRYQLSPAREEALYYLARSYQHLNLHQLAQTTTSVLAYNYPKSKYLSELGSGAKSE, via the coding sequence ATGAGCAAACGCATACTCATTACCTTGTGTTGTACCGTCCTGATCGCTGGATGTGCCAGTAGCCCGGAGAAACCAGACAACGCCGCCGAGCGCCACGAATCTGCCGAGACGCTGTTCCAACCCGCCCAAAAGGCCATGGAGCGCGGAGACTACACTTCCGCCATTAAGCGCTACGAAGATCTGGAAACCCGCTACCCCTATGGCCCCTACGCCGAACAAGCGCAACTCAATACGGCATACAGTTATTACCAGCGCGGGGATTCCAAGGCGGCGGTGGCGGCAGCCGAACGTTTCATCAAACTGCATCCGGCCAACCCTTATGTGGATTACGCTTGGTACCTGAAGGGCATCGCCTATTATCAGGCTATTCAGGGCGCCGAATGGAACCCCAAGCCCGCCGAGGAAGCATTCAGTGCCCTGGATACCTTGGCTAAACGCTGGCCAAGCAGTGCCTATGCCACCGATGCCCGCCTGCGCATGGCCAGGATCATTGACATTCTCGGTCAAAGCAATCTGGATATCTGCAAGTTCTACTATGTGCGTCACGCTTACATCGCTGCGGCGAACCGCTGCAGCATGGTGATTACCCGCTACCAGTTGAGTCCGGCGCGGGAAGAGGCGCTCTACTATCTGGCGCGTTCCTATCAGCACCTGAATTTGCACCAACTGGCGCAGACCACCACCTCTGTACTCGCCTACAACTATCCGAAGAGCAAGTATCTTTCCGAGCTCGGCAGCGGCGCGAAAAGCGAATAA
- a CDS encoding P-II family nitrogen regulator encodes MKKIEAIIKPFKLDDVREALQELGLAGMTVTEVKGFGRQKGHTELYRGAEYVVDFLPKLKLEVVVSDDMTDRAIEAIEAAARTGKIGDGKIFVSSVERVIRIRTGEEGEEAV; translated from the coding sequence ATGAAAAAAATTGAAGCGATCATCAAGCCTTTCAAACTGGATGATGTGCGCGAGGCCCTTCAGGAGCTGGGGCTGGCCGGTATGACGGTGACCGAGGTCAAGGGCTTTGGCCGCCAGAAGGGGCACACGGAGCTCTATCGTGGCGCCGAATATGTGGTGGATTTCTTGCCCAAGCTCAAGCTGGAGGTGGTGGTCAGTGACGACATGACGGATCGTGCCATCGAAGCCATTGAAGCGGCGGCGCGGACCGGCAAGATTGGTGATGGCAAGATTTTCGTCAGTTCGGTGGAACGGGTGATCCGCATCCGTACCGGAGAAGAGGGCGAAGAGGCCGTCTGA